The genomic segment CCCATATACTGGTATTTACTTCTATATATAGAATTGTAAAGGCTTATTAGTTGGCGAATTTGTAATAAATGGTTAACATAGCTAAGCCTTATATTCTTATAAACACACAATCTTTTAGGTAGATACATGAACTCACCCACTATAATAAATATAATTCTTTCCGTCGTTCTTGCTATTGCGGGCTATTTTTTATTACCTGTTATCGCAACTAACCTTGAACCTAATGTTGCCATTGCCGTTGGATTACTGCTTGGCGGTATTCTAGTCCCTATCATTAGTAGTCAGTTTTCCGTGGCTGCAGTAGCTACAAAAGAAACAGACGTTGACAATAGTAAAACATTGTATGTTGGCAATTTACCCTATCGCGCCAATGAACAGGCTGTACAACAACATTTTGAATTACAAGGGCAGGTGCACTCTGTTCGTTTAATGAAGGATCGCCGCACAGGTAAGCGCAAAGGTTATGGTTTCGTTGAAATGACTGCTGCGGGCGCAGAAAAAGCAATTCAAAATTTAAATGACTCAGAGTTTCAAGAAAGAACGTTAAAAGTACGCATGGCGAAAGACAAAGTAGAAGATTAACTTCACTATTGTTAGTGATCTCTATGTAGTAGAAACGAAAAAGCCGATGATAAACATCGGCTTTTTTATGCATGAAACTTATTCGCTATGTTAGCTTATAGTACTGAAACCAAGGCTGAAGCCAGCGTATCAACATTAGCTATACTGATACCTGCGATATTCACTCGGCTCGAGTCAACAAAGTAAACACTATGTTTGTTGCGCATCTCTTGAACTTGTTCTGGTGTAATACACAAATATGAGAACATGCCTTTTTGCTCTTTCACGAAGCTAAAGTCTCGTTGGGCGCCTTTCTCAGCAAGTTTAGTAACTAACAATCCCCGTAGCGTTTGCATACGCGTGCGCATAGCTTCAACTTCGGCTACCCACTCAGTACGTAATGCCTCATCGCTCAAAATAATGTCTACCAACGCACCACCGTAAGAAGGTGGCATTGAATAAATACCTCTGGCAATAGATTGAATTTGCGTTTGAATAGCTTGTCGAGTTTGAGTATTTGCCGTAATCATTGCCGCTAGACCTACGCGCTCACGATAAAGGCCAAAGTTTTTTGAACATGAAGCGGCAATAATCACTTCAGGTAGGTTTTCCACTAATAAACGCAAACCATATGCATCTTGCTCAAGTCCGTCACCGAATCCTTGATAAGCCACATCAACAAACGGAATAAATCCGGTTTTTTGCGCTATCTCTAAAACCGTTTTCCACTGTTCAGGTGTTAAATCCGCGCCTGTTGGATTGTGGCAGCATCCGTGTAGTAACACCACATCTCCTGATTTGACCTGTGCCAATGTTTCGGCCATACCGTCAAAATTGATACTTGCATCTGCTTTATTAAAATACGGATAGGTTTCGATTTTAAGCCCAGCATTACCAATGAGCGGTATATGGTTAGCCCAAGTTGGGTCGCTTACCCAAACAGTCAGGTCACTGTTACAGCGTTTAATGAGTTCAGCTAATATACGCAATGCACCGCAACCACCTGGCGCTTGAACGGCGGCAACACGATCTTCAAGCATGACTTTGCTGCCTTTACCTAACAGCAACTGCAACATGCCATCGATATAACCCGGTACACCTTGAGGGGTAATATAGGTTTTAGAATCTTCTTTAGCCAATAAAAGCTCTTGAGCTTTCGCCACTGAAGATAAAATTGGTGTATGCCCTTGCTCGTCTTTATATACGCCTACTCCCAAATCTATTTTTAATGGATTGGTATCAGCTTTATAAGCAGTTGATAATCCCAAAATAGGATCGGCGGGTAACTGGGGCAATACTTCAAACATGATGTTCCTCTGAATTTATGGTGAATAGGCTAAACGGCAGACATTATGCCATTGCCTGATGATTTTTCGAACTTAAAATAATGCTATTTTATAGCGAAATGATAGCTATTTTCGGCAATGCACTGAGCTTCATTATTAAAAGTTCGTTCTTGCCACGATACGTGCTGTTGATTATTGACTAAAAGCAAGGTAGATGAGCGTGTACCATATTCTGGGCTTTGTATGAAAATGGAAGATAATTTTCGCTCCCACTCTATCGGCACACCAGTTTGCGGCAAAGTATCGTCTTTGGCTTTGGTTTGATTCTTAAGCAAAGCAAATAACTGTTCGCTTTCTAATGACTGAGAGTCTTGGCAATATTCGGTTAATTGCGTCATCCCGTGCAACGTTTTAGGCCAAGGGGTATTTAAACTAGCATTAGATAAACCGTATACACCTGTGGTTAACTTGTCCGATTGAAGTGTGTGATTGTTGAACACATACAAGTCGTTCCAATCACCAAAGAGTAAGTTAAAGCCATTGTATTTTTCAGCGTTAGCGGATATCCGAGCCAGATACTCTTCACTGCTCGGTGAATGGTGCAAGTAGTCACTGACTAATTCGCCTCTGGAAGTAGCATCAGACGCAATACGCTGGGGGTCACGAATATTCGTTAGCGCAGATAATTTACCTCGTTGATTAATCCCCATCCATGTACCACCAGCGCGCAGATCTTTACCAGCAAGAATGTGTGGATGCTCGGACCAAAAAGATGACTCGCTTGTTGGCCTTTCAAAAAACTCATCGCGATTTGCCGCTACAATAAGCGGGTAATCAGTGTGCTGATTGACAGCGATAAATAAAATACACATACGTTTTCACTACTAAGTTAATGCTCTGGATTATTCGAATTTTTCTGAGCCAAGTTCTCACTTGCTAGATGCTCGTCAAGTTCGGTAAATAGCGACGCTGAGTTTTCAACAAAGGTGTCCACGTCTGACGCTGGTCTTAATTGATAAATTGGCGGCAACATAATACTGTTATATGCAGGTTTAGCACTGAAATCGTTACTGCCTAGCATGCTCAAACTCACTATTGGTACAACAATCACCAAGGTCATCATGGAGCTCACCAAGTTTCGTCGTTTGTTTGTTTGATGAAAGGCAAAAAACAATGACAACCAAATACAAAAAAATAGCACCAGCGCATACACCATCAGCTCAATCCAAATTAATCCTTCTGGTGCATTGAAATTGAAGGAAACCAGTTTTTCCAATAAATACAAGCCATAAAAAATAAACAGTGTAAGCCACAATATAGAAAATTGGCTCACCACACGGCTTTCTTTATTGAATACTTTCCCCATAATCGCGAACGCTATCGGCCAGGCGCTTAATAGCGCCATTTGCCCCATTTCTTTAGGTAGCATGTCAAACACATTGTAAGCCGCGACACTGTTGGTAAACTCAAGCACCATAGACAGCACCAAGTACGCCAAGGTCAACAGAATCGCTACACCGCTGTGAGACAACCAATTCAGGCTTTCTTCTAGTTGACTGAGAGGCAGCGCCGCTGAAACGGGTTGATTTGTATTCACCACTTTTAAGCGTGTGCGGCCAAGTTTTAGAATATCGTTGCCTTGCAATTGCCCGCTTGGTAACAACTGCTTATTCACTAACGTGCCGTTAACTGTGTCACAATCCTCAAAAGAAATTGTGTGGTCTTCACTATCTTGTTTTATACGCACATGTTCAGCGCTGATATAAGGGTCTTCTAAGCGCAGATCACAATGATGATCTCGCCCCACTAAAATTTCTGATTTATTAAATTTAAAATATTTTAACGTTTGGTCTTTACGTGAGAGCAGTTCGAGCACTATTGCCATGCTATTGCCCCCACAAATTGCTTAGTGAATCGCATTGCAGATCCCTGACTTACCCCTGCTAGAGTGAAGTGACTTATCAGCCCCTGAGACTCATGGTTTAGTGTCGCCCCTATATATAAGACATCATATAAATGTGGAAACTCCTTATACGCACGTAAACATAAAATACTTTTGGTTTTTACATCATGGGTGTTAGCAACAATATCTTGTTTGCACTGATAGTTACTGACATCATTTTTACCTGCATGGTTACCTGCACTTGCACCTGAAATACTTCCACTAAAAAAGTCATAAAAACGATGTGCACCAAATTCATCACTTTCGAGCCATTCAAACTCAATTTCTATACCGCCAGTACG from the Paraglaciecola mesophila genome contains:
- a CDS encoding NRDE family protein, giving the protein MCILFIAVNQHTDYPLIVAANRDEFFERPTSESSFWSEHPHILAGKDLRAGGTWMGINQRGKLSALTNIRDPQRIASDATSRGELVSDYLHHSPSSEEYLARISANAEKYNGFNLLFGDWNDLYVFNNHTLQSDKLTTGVYGLSNASLNTPWPKTLHGMTQLTEYCQDSQSLESEQLFALLKNQTKAKDDTLPQTGVPIEWERKLSSIFIQSPEYGTRSSTLLLVNNQQHVSWQERTFNNEAQCIAENSYHFAIK
- a CDS encoding RNA recognition motif domain-containing protein, yielding MNSPTIINIILSVVLAIAGYFLLPVIATNLEPNVAIAVGLLLGGILVPIISSQFSVAAVATKETDVDNSKTLYVGNLPYRANEQAVQQHFELQGQVHSVRLMKDRRTGKRKGYGFVEMTAAGAEKAIQNLNDSEFQERTLKVRMAKDKVED
- a CDS encoding FHA domain-containing protein, with the translated sequence MAIVLELLSRKDQTLKYFKFNKSEILVGRDHHCDLRLEDPYISAEHVRIKQDSEDHTISFEDCDTVNGTLVNKQLLPSGQLQGNDILKLGRTRLKVVNTNQPVSAALPLSQLEESLNWLSHSGVAILLTLAYLVLSMVLEFTNSVAAYNVFDMLPKEMGQMALLSAWPIAFAIMGKVFNKESRVVSQFSILWLTLFIFYGLYLLEKLVSFNFNAPEGLIWIELMVYALVLFFCIWLSLFFAFHQTNKRRNLVSSMMTLVIVVPIVSLSMLGSNDFSAKPAYNSIMLPPIYQLRPASDVDTFVENSASLFTELDEHLASENLAQKNSNNPEH
- a CDS encoding aromatic amino acid transaminase, which codes for MFEVLPQLPADPILGLSTAYKADTNPLKIDLGVGVYKDEQGHTPILSSVAKAQELLLAKEDSKTYITPQGVPGYIDGMLQLLLGKGSKVMLEDRVAAVQAPGGCGALRILAELIKRCNSDLTVWVSDPTWANHIPLIGNAGLKIETYPYFNKADASINFDGMAETLAQVKSGDVVLLHGCCHNPTGADLTPEQWKTVLEIAQKTGFIPFVDVAYQGFGDGLEQDAYGLRLLVENLPEVIIAASCSKNFGLYRERVGLAAMITANTQTRQAIQTQIQSIARGIYSMPPSYGGALVDIILSDEALRTEWVAEVEAMRTRMQTLRGLLVTKLAEKGAQRDFSFVKEQKGMFSYLCITPEQVQEMRNKHSVYFVDSSRVNIAGISIANVDTLASALVSVL